A single region of the Pristis pectinata isolate sPriPec2 chromosome 25, sPriPec2.1.pri, whole genome shotgun sequence genome encodes:
- the ccr7 gene encoding C-C chemokine receptor type 7, with protein sequence MTASRGAVLHTLCILVLMSQLGSCTEVAPSGVPSSTADYTDPWSDNSETVDYSDFVQQCQKEDVRSFRRTFLPAVYTLVCLLGLLGNGLVVLTYLYYKRLRTMTDVYLLNLALADLLFLLTLPFWAVSVVRQWLFGRAMCKAVHGLYRLSFISGMLLLMCISIDRYFSIVRAASAHRLRSRAVYCSKLVSVGVWLFSAVFSVPELIYSDEQTVEDTVRCRMNQDNTTFIYTTSLQLSFGFLLPLLVMTFCYCVVVRTLLLARNFEKNKAIKVIIAVVLVFLLFQLPYNSVLLIDTIADVNATVTDCALSKRMTMALDISKSLAYVRCCLNPFLYAFIGVKFRNDLLKLLKELGCVSSEKLLKLATMRPTASGVRTTVVTDTDSTTTYSP encoded by the exons gGGCTGTTCTTCACACCCTCTGCATTCTGGTCCTCATGTCTCAG TTGGGCTCCTGCACCGAGGTGGCGCCGAGCGGGGTCCCGAGCAGCACGGCGGACTACACGGATCCTTGGAGCGACAACAGCGAGACTGTCGACTACAGTGACTTCGTTCAGCAATGCCAGAAGGAGGATGTGCGCTCGTTCCGCAGGACCTTCCTGCCCGCCGTCTACACGCTGGTGTGCCTGCTGGGGCTGCTGGGCAACGGGCTGGTGGTGCTCACCTACCTGTACTACAAGCGGCTGCGGACCATGACCGACGTGTACCTGCTGAACCTGGCCCTGGCCGACCTGCTGTTCCTACTCACGCTGCCCTTCTGGGCGGTGAGTGTGGTGCGCCAGTGGCTGTTCGGCCGCGCCATGTGTAAGGCGGTGCACGGCCTCTACCGCCTGAGCTTCATCAGCGGTATGCTGCTGCTCATGTGTATCAGCATCGATCGCTACTTCTCCATCGTCAGGGCGGCCTCGGCTCACCGCCTCCGCTCCAGGGCCGTCTACTGCAGCAAGCTGGTGTCCGTGGGGGTCTGGCTCTTCTCCGCCGTCTTCTCCGTGCCCGAGCTGATCTACAGCGACGAGCAGACGGTGGAGGACACGGTGCGCTGCAGGATGAACCAGGACAACACCACCTTCATCTACACCACCAGCCTGCAGCTCTCCTTCGGCTTTCTCCTGCCGCTGCTGGTGATGACCTTCTGCTACTGCGTGGTGGTGCGGACGCTGCTGCTCGCCAGGAACTTTGAGAAGAACAAGGCCATCAAGGTGATCATCGCCGTGGTGCTGGTCTTCCTGCTCTTCCAACTGCCGTACAATAGCGTGTTGCTCATCGACACCATCGCCGACGTGAACGCCACCGTGACGGACTGCGCGCTCAGCAAACGCATGACCATGGCCCTGGACATCAGCAAGAGCCTGGCCTACGTCCGCTGCTGCCTCAACCCTTTCCTCTACGCCTTCATCGGCGTCAAGTTCCGCAACGACCTgctcaaactgctgaaggaactgggCTGCGTGAGCAGCGAAAAGCTGCTGAAATTGGCGACCATGCGGCCCACGGCCAGCGGCGTGCGGACCACGGTGGTGACCGACACCGACAGTACCACCACCTACTCCCCGTGA